A part of Euzebya sp. genomic DNA contains:
- a CDS encoding tyrosine-type recombinase/integrase, translating to MRSRSQIEALSRSFSRWLRAANRSERTVETYVSSVAQLVDFAEDRDLDPLARETVTEYLADLADRRKPATVAFRYRSLQQFFKWLEAEEEVEHSPMAKLRPPRVPEQPVPILSPDQQRALLGTCDGKNFVDRRDHAILRLFIDTGMRLGEMTGITLPDVDLDVDKVVWVTGKGNWMRACPFGRRTGMAIDRYLRVRARHQHAQEAALWLGAQGRGPLGSSGINQIVKRRAEQADIPRLHAHMFRHTFADNMRRAGMDDDSLMRLAGWRSRQMLSRYGASAADSRARERYQSMAPGDAL from the coding sequence ATGAGATCGCGGAGCCAGATCGAGGCGTTGAGCCGGTCCTTCTCGCGGTGGCTTCGAGCCGCGAACCGGTCCGAGCGAACGGTCGAGACCTACGTGTCCTCGGTGGCCCAGCTGGTCGACTTCGCCGAGGACCGGGACCTGGATCCGCTGGCCCGCGAGACGGTCACCGAGTACCTGGCCGACCTCGCGGATCGGCGCAAGCCGGCGACGGTCGCGTTCCGGTATCGGTCGCTGCAGCAGTTCTTCAAGTGGCTCGAGGCCGAGGAGGAGGTCGAGCACTCCCCCATGGCGAAGCTGCGGCCGCCGCGGGTGCCCGAGCAGCCGGTGCCGATCCTGTCGCCGGACCAGCAGCGGGCGCTGCTGGGGACCTGTGACGGCAAGAACTTCGTCGACCGCCGCGACCACGCGATCCTGCGGCTGTTCATCGACACGGGCATGCGGCTGGGCGAGATGACCGGCATCACGTTGCCTGACGTGGACCTGGACGTCGACAAGGTCGTGTGGGTCACGGGCAAGGGCAACTGGATGCGGGCGTGTCCGTTCGGGCGCCGGACGGGGATGGCGATCGACCGGTACCTGCGGGTGCGGGCCCGCCACCAGCACGCGCAGGAGGCCGCGCTGTGGCTCGGCGCGCAGGGCCGCGGGCCGCTCGGGTCCTCGGGCATCAACCAGATCGTCAAGCGGCGGGCGGAGCAGGCCGACATCCCCCGCCTGCACGCCCACATGTTCCGCCACACCTTCGCCGACAACATGCGCCGGGCGGGGATGGACGACGACAGCCTGATGCGCCTGGCCGGGTGGCGGTCACGCCAGATGCTGTCGCGCTACGGCGCCTCTGCCGCGGACTCCCGCGCCCGCGAGCGCTACCAGTCCATGGCCCCCGGCGACGCCCTCTGA